The genome window TTATTACCAACAGGGATGGGTAAGTCACTTTGTTACCAGTTACCAGGGTATATCTTGCAGAAGCCAGTATTAATTGTTTCTCCGCTACTTTCGCTCATGCAGGATCAAGTAGAGGAGCTAAAACGCATTGGTGAAAAGAGAGTAGTCGCCTTAAATTCATTTTTAACCGTAAGTGAAAAACGATATGTATTACATTTTTTAGAGCAGTTTCGTTTTATTTTCACATCACCAGAAATGCTTTTACAGCAACAAGTTCAGGACAAGCTCTCACAAATGCAGCTAGGTCTTATCGTAGTAGATGAGGCACATTGTATTTCTCAGTGGGGCTTTGATTTTCGACCAGATTATTTACGAATTGGACAATGGTTCTCACAAGTAAATCGTCCACCAGTTTTAGCATTATCAGCGACTGCGACGAACAAAGTAGTCAATGAAATACGAGATACATTGTCGCTACATACACCATTTGAGTTTTTGTACAATGTGGATCGACCAAACATTCATCTTGGACGTGTCATTTTTGAGGACAGGGCAGATAAAGTACACTGGATTATTCAACATATAAAAGAGACTGCAGGACCAGGTATTCTATATATGTCCTCTCGGAAGCGTGCAGAACAGTACAGTGAAGCACTAATCCAGGCAGGTATACGCGCAGCAGCGTATCATGCAGGCTATGGGGCTGAGGATCGCCAGTTTACTCAGCAGCAATTTATTGACGGAGAACTAGACTGGATTGTGGCAACAAATGCTTTTGGGATGGGTATCAATAAGTCAGATATTCGTCAAATTGTCCATGAAACGATGCCTGCTAATGTAGAAAATTATATGCAGGAAATTGGCCGTGCGGGGCGTGATGGTCAACCGGCGCTCGCAATTTTACTTTATTGTGATGGTGACGAGGAGCTTGCGAAATTTGTTGTAACAGGCGATTTGCCAACATCTGGTCATGTCGATCGTTATCAGGAACTACTAAATCAACAAGTACAGCCTTCACAAATGCTGAAAAACGGAGAGTTGAGTGAGACTGCTTTTCGTGTTCTTGATTACTGGCTACAACAAGAAACCATGGAACAAGTTAAAGTACGTCTAAATCATTTGGCACTGGAAAAATACCGTGCTGTCGACGAAATGCAAAAAATTACTCAGACAAAAGACTGTATTCGCACGCAGCTAGTCGGGTATTTTGGGCAAAAATTGCTGAAAAAACCGGAAAACTGTTGTGAAAATTGTGGAATCCATTATGATGAAATCAATAAAGTACGCTTGAAGGAAGAGAAAAAAATAGAAATGATCCCGTGGAAAAGTCGGTTAAAGCAACTTTTGATGGGTTTTTAGAGGCTCATCATCGTAAGTTGGGGTGACATTTTGTTAAAACGTATGTCATGTGAACAAGTTGATTGGAGTGAAGACTGAACGCCCTCAGGAAAGCACCCAGTCGCAACGAAGAACCTTTTTAGACTATAACTGACGGTCATTTACTTTTTTCGCAAAATTCGTCATAATAGAATGATAGAATGCGTAGTAAGGTTGGAGGAAAGACGAATGAGTAAAGAAGATTACCGCGATAAAATCGAAGAACATCGTCAATCTTTTGAGGAAGAACAAGAAGAACAGCAAGCTTTATCTAGAGTTTCAAGAATGAATAAAAATGGAAGCAACAATAATAAGCCAAAAAATACAAAACGAAAAACGCCACTAATGACGATTCTTTTTGTAATCTTTATTTTAATTCCATTATCATTATTAATCTATTTTGCGAAATTCTACGAACCTGGTCAAACGATTGAAGAGGCAGAAAAAAACTCTGAAGATTTTGTAGAAATTGACAAAACAGGAAGTAAAGCTGAAGCATCTTCAACTAACAAAAATAAAGAAGACGATAAAGCAGACAAAGCAAAGGATCAATCCAAGAAAGACGCTGAAAAGTTAACAGCTGAACAGAAGGCGGCTGAGGAAACGAAAAAGGCCGAAGCAGCCAAGAAGGCCGAAACAGCCAAGAAGGCAGAAGAAGCTAGAAAAGTGGAAGAAGCAAGAAAGGCAGAGGAAGCTAAAAAAGCTGAGCAAGCTAGAATAGCACAGCAACAACAAGCTGAGGCGGCAAGAAAAGCGGAAGAGGCGAAAAAAGCTGACCAAGCGCGCAAAGCCGAAGAAGCACGTAAAGCTGAGGAAGCGAAACAAGCTGCAAAAGCAAGTACCCATACTGTAAAGCAAAATGAAAATCTATATCGTATTGCATTGAATCACTACGGTGATGGAAGTGAAGCAACACTAGCAAAAATCCGTGCCGCAAACGGTATGTCTTCTAATACTTTAACAGTTGGGCAAGTTATTAAGCTACCATAAGAAAAGCGGGTATCATTCTTTGGCAATGATGTTTTTCTAGTATAAAATAATGGACAAACGTTAACACCAAATAAGGTGAGACGTGCGTCTGATTTAGTGAAAAGACGATTCGTTATAATGAAGAATCGTCTTTTTGCTTTCGTAAGGAGATGTTAGGGAATGATTTATATTGGACTATTTGTTTTAGTAGTCATCGCGTTCCTGCTTTATATGTTGAAGGTGGCACATGAAAATAATGTTTTACATCATCAATTGTTATTAAAGGGTGAACAAGAAAAGATTCGACTATTTTTTATTTCGGATACACATTTACGCAAAATTAACCGTCAGATGATTGAGAAATTAGATGGTCAATTTGATGCTGTTATTATTGGTGGAGATTTTGCGGATGGACGCACACCTATTCCGCGTATTCATGACAACCTAAAATTATTAACTCCTTTAGGACCAACTTATTTTGTATGGGGTAATAATGACAGAGAAGTAGGTGAAGAGCGTTTCCGAAATATTTTACAGGAACATGGTGTTCAGATTATTGCCAATGATGCTATATTACTACCTAAAAAAAACCGCTTTTGGCTAAATGCAATTGAAGACACAACTACAAGGAAAAATAGCTTTGATGAAGCATTTGCAAAGGTAGGAGAGAAAGACTTAGTTGTTTTCATCGCACATAACCCTGGTGTTTTTGCAAGAGTCCGTGCTAAATTCAGGGCAGATTTAATGATTGGTGGGCATTTACACGGTGGTCAAATTAGAATTGGTCCATACGGAGTGCATCCAAACGGCTCTTATCGGGAGCGTGAGGGTGTGATGACGTTAGTAAGTAACGGCTATGGTACGACATTATTACCTTTCCGACTTGGTGCGAGACCACAATGTCATATTATTGACATTGAAATTTCGGGTAAATAAACAACCAAAACTTGATAGAAGGCGTATAATGGAAGCGATGATCGATTTATCCCGCATTAACGGACAGTAATTTATCTGTACTGAAAGCGAATCGTCAACTACAAGATTCCCACCTCAAAATTCAACGAGAGCAAAGAAGTTAGGTGGGAGACTAACTGCCCGTAAAAACCCGATTGATGAAGACAAATAATCAGTGAGGATGAAGAAAGCTCCCACTGATTAAAGTTTCGCTTTAGTGAAAGTAAAGTATTGGCAAATTAATGCTGATACGAATTTGATAGGAGTGTCAAGAAATGCAACAAGTAGATGCAATTATTGTTGGGGGAGGCCCATGTGGTTTAGCAGCAGCAATAGCCTTGCAAAATATTGGATTAAAGCCAGTTGTAATTGAAAAAGGAAATATCGTAAATGCGATTTACAATTATCCTACGCATCAAACTTTTTTTAGTACGAGTGAACGTTTAGCAATCGGTGAAGTGCCTTTTATTATTGAAGGACGTAAGCCGAAGCGAAACCAAGCACTAGTTTATTATCGAGAAGTTGTGCGTTTGAAAGATATTCAAGTAAACCGCTTCGAAAAAGTAAATAGCGTTGTAAAAAATGGAGCAGTGTTTACAGTAACGACAGATAAAGAGGTTTATGAAACATCTTATGTAGTGATCGCAACTGGCTACTATGACCATCCAAATTATTTAAACATTCCAGGTGAGAAATTACCGAAAGTATTCCATTACTTTAAAGAGGGACATGAATTTTTCGATACGGATGTTCTTGTAATAGGTGGGAAAAATTCGGCAGTGGATGCGGCGCTTGAGTTGAATAAGGCAGGAGCACGCGTCACTGTTGTCTATCGTGGTAGTGAGTATTCATCTAGCATCAAGCCATGGGTTTTACCAGAATTTGAAGGAGTAGTACGAAATGAAGAAGTCCAAATGCATTTCAATACAAATATACTGGAAATCCGTGAGCATGAGGTCGTAGTAGAAATTGATGGTAGCAAGAAAACTTTAAAAAATGATTTTGTTTTTGCGATGACAGGTTATCATCCAGATCATTCATTTATTCGAGCAATGGGTGTCTCTATTGATTATGAAACGGGTCGTCCTTTCTTTAATGCAGAAACTATGGAAACAAATGTAGAAGGACTTTTCATTGCAGGAGTTATTGCAGCTGGAAATAATGCCAATGAAATTTTTATTGAAAATGGCCGATTCCATGGCGATTGTATTGCAAAGACAATTGCAAAAAGAGCAAACTAGCAATAGGAGCTGTATAGGCATATAAGCTTATACAGCTTTTTTTAAGTGACGGATAGAAAGGCAGAGCGACGAAAAGAGAAAGCCGAGCGACGGATAGAAAAGGGAGAGCGACGGATAGAAGAGGCAAAGTGCCAGATAAAAAAAGTCAAAACGATTAATAGACATTAAAAAATGTCATAAATAATGTTAACAATACATAATTTCGGATCACCACCAAAACTTAGGGATAACATTTGTTAAAACTTATGCCATATATAAGTCGATTGGAGTGAGGCTGGTCGGCTCCTTGGGATTAGCGACACAGATGAGTCCCCGGAGCGAGCATAGTAGAGGAACGAAGGCTAAAAACATCAAATCCTGTGATAACGCCTTCGTACCCAATAACTAGTTGCAGCCCTCCGCTTACGCACAAACAACACCTAGTTGTCCCAAACGGCTCATCGGGCGCCCCTAGTAAAGCACCCAGTCGAAACGGAAATCAACCCCACGTTAAGGTGATGAGCTATAATTTTTGTAAAAAAGGTGTGAAAGAACGCTTGGATTTTACTGGATGCTTAGTTATATAATAGGGAATTTTATGACGGCATATTTCGTTGGAAAAGCGTATGGTGTTAATTTACAGGAAGAGAGAAGTAAAAACTTAGGGGCTCGAAACGCTGGTAGTGTTATTGGAAAAGGTGCTTTTATATGGACTTTTTTAGGGGATTCTTTAAAGGGGGCGCTCGTTGTAGGGTTAGGGCGTTTATGGCATTTCGAAGAATGGGCAATAGTTCTAGGTGCTTGTTTAGTTATGCTCGGTCATTTGTTTCCGGTTTGGCTTAAGTTTAATGGTGGAAAAGGGGTAGCAACTTTTATTGGTGTAGGTCTAGCATTATCACCAAGTTTATTTTTAATGATGGTTTTAGGAACAGCTATTACCCTTAGTTCGACCGTTGTGAGTGGAAAAGCTGTTGGTGCACTTTATAGTGGCTTGGCTTTTGTTTTTTCGCAAAACATTGTGAAATCTTCCGCAACATTGCCTGCATATCTCGATTTAGCTCATTACCAGCAAGGTGCTATTCCGTTTAGTACTTGTTGGAAATGTTGAAGCGGCATTACAGGCATATCCTGCACGCTATGAACTGCTACAGCAGCGCTTTAATACTCTACTGCAGCTTCCGTTCATGCACTATAGACTTTCAACAACACATTATCCAATGTTAATAACATTAAAATATCCGAAGTCTCTGTCCAATTTACATATGAATTTAACATTAAATGGACTATTTGTTCATGGAGATAGTAGCTATTTACCTGACTACTCCCACAGCTAAAGCAGTGGGGTTCTTATATACTTAATAGAAGCGTTACAAAGCTCTCCACAGATGGTGTTGCCATGTCCTGTGTACAACATCTTTGATTTATCCTCTGTTCCATAAGACTTTCTTATTTACACAACCGATGTTGTGTTGGCAATAAGTTTTAACGAAGGCAGGTAGCTCTACCTACGGAGGAATACCCCTCACTTGATTTGTTGGATACCCATGCTAAGAGGGAATGTTTTCTTTACTTGTTTCAAGTCTTCTATATGTTGATTGTGTAACTCTAAAAAGGTAGTAAACGTTTTATTGCATAAGTCTTGATTAGGTTGCTGTAAATTTGTATCACTATTCATCAGTAAAAACGCACTATATAAATCTCGTTGTACGAGATGACTTCCAATTTGACTCCAACGTTGATGGAGTTTTTTCTTTTCATAACGATTCGTCACATGGTTATACTGACTGGCTCGGAAGGTTATCGTATTTACTTTCTGTATCGTTTGCTTTGTGTAACCTAATTTTTGATGGATGATTTCCACTAGCATGGCTGGGGCATGATTCCCAATGCTTTTTCCAAAACGCTTTTTAGATTGGATTTTGCCCTGTATAGTTGTTTTTGTTTCTTTTGCGCGTTTTGCCAATCCTTTAAAATGCATGGTTTCGATGTACACCTCATCGCCAAGAGACAAAATTTTATTTGCTAACGCACCATGTTTTTCTTTGATGTAGGAAGCTTTCTTTCTATATAATTCTTTTACTTGTTCTTTTGTTTTTTGATAGTTTTTACTATATGTCCAACGGAGTTTGACGCCATGTTTTATAGTCCCATCCTTTTTGAAATTGTTAGGATTGGTACTTCTACGACTTCTATCCAACTTGCGTAATAAACGTCTTTTTTGTTTCTCCAATAAAGGTACTTCTGGAGCAAGTTGTTGGATGAAAACCGTTTCTTCTGAAACAATCGCAATGGTAGAAGGACCAATGTCAATACCTACTCGTTTTTGTTTTTGATAGGAATGTCGAAAGGCTCCTGTAGATGGAATTCTCTTGGCAGGAGGAATCCCATCCATCACAAGTTGTACGTAAAAAGTATGTTTTCCACGAATCACTTTTTTGACTAGACGACAGTATTTAATGGTATGAAGAGCAAGGGACTCTTTTACAAACAAATCTTGTTTGCGAATACGAACAGGAAGGATTAATCCATTCCAAAAGACACTATTCTCTTTAAATCGAATGCCTGCTTTATTAGATTTCCCTTCTACAGAATGAAACATTCCGTACCGTTTAAAGTGTGCTTTGCTCCCTTTAAATAGAACATCTTGAACCGCTTTCCAGACAGTAGAGGCGATTTTCTGAGAAGTATTGCTATCTATATGTTTTTTATAGTTATGTTGATGCTTTTTAATATACGCATGCAGTTGATATTCACTTAATCCAAAAAGATTGACGAATGTTATCTAACTCTTTTTGCGATCTGCTTCAATTCTTTTTGAATCATTCGTTTTTTTCGCTTTTTGATAGCTATGTAATTGTTTTCGATAGTGTTTTGATTCTTGCATGAACGTATATTGTTTTACTGCATAAGACAAAGTTGTATTATAGAGTGTACGGGCAATTTCAAAACGTTTTAATAAGAGATCCTTTTGCCATGTATCTATAAGTAACTTGAGTTCTATAATAAAACAATCTTTCTTCCATTTCGTCATTACCCGTCACTCCTTTCTTTTTTGATTGTTTACAATATACAATATAAACATATGTTCTATAAAGAAAAAGCACTTCATTCCTCCCACCTCTGAAGAAGTGGGCTTCCTGAAGCTCACTTCTGTGAGAAAGACTTTATTCAGCTTTCTGTTATTCAGCCGGATTTTGAGAAAGCTATCGTTCGACTCCGAGAAATTTTGAGCTAGTATCAACAGGTTGTGGATGCATAAGCTACTAGGAAAATTGAATACATTGGTTTTACATGAAAAATTCCTTTAAATCAAGTGGAGTACCTGTTTTGTTGAGCCCAATTAATAATTTTAATCGCGCTTTTTGACCATTTATACCAGTTGCAAATATAGCTCCTAAGTCTTCCAGCATCTTACCACCACCAACATAGCCGTAGACACCTTCTGCGATGCCATTAAAACAACGGGATACGAGTATAACAGGTATATCACGCTCTAAAAGACTCTCAATACCCTTTACGACTGTCGGAGGAACATTGCCTTGTCCAAGTCCTTCTAACACAACGCCATCATATTTGCATGCGAGTACCACATCAAGTAAATCAACCTCCATGCCAGCATACACTTTCAGCATGGCCACTCGTTTTGGTAATCCAAGAATATCTACATATTGACGACGGATGGGGGCATGATGAAACAAAATTCTTGATTTAGTGATAAGTCCAATCGGGCCATACTGTGGTGATTGGAAGGTATTTACAGAGCTGGTGCTTGTTTTTGTTGTATTAACAGCAAGATGTACCTCGTCATTCATAACTACAAGCACACCTTTTTCACGAGCTTCTTCATCCACAGCTACACGAACGGCTTCCATTAAATTATAAATACCATCTGCACCAAGTTCGTTGGAGGAGCGCATCGCACCCGTTAAGACAATAGGAATCGATAAATCAGTTGTTAATTCTAAAAAATAAGCTGTTTCTTCTAATGTATCAGTACCATGGGTGATTACAACGCCATCGATTTGCTCTGCTGAAACTTTTTCGATAATAAGGTTTCGTAACTTAAGCATTTCTTTTGGTGTAATATGTGGTGAGGGAAGGTTAAAAGCTTCCATTTCAATAATCGTTGCAAGAGCGTCGAGCTTTCTGCTTTCCTTCATCAAAGGATTTTCCTTGTTTGGCATAACGGCGCCTTCATCACTCATTGCCATAGATATTGTTCCACCGGTATGAATTAATAAAATTGTTTTTTTCATAAAATAATATCTCCTTTTAAAAAGTTTTATGTCATTACATGGTATAATAATAGCAGTTTATCTTTATACAACTGATATTTTTTGTCGAAAAAGAACGATTAATGTCGCAAAAGTTTTCCGACTAAGATATACGAATGTATTTTTTAGTGAGTTTCCAATAACCGACAGAGAAAGAGGAACTCAGACTATGAATTTCACATCCTGTGAAAACGCCAAAGTGCAACTTTATGTTGGTCTAAAGCCTCAGAGGATGTTATGGATTTTGCATTATCCTAACATAATTTGAAATCTGAGAATAATTATGTCAAGGCGAAATTGATTTTTGAAAGGAGCCGGCATCATGATCATCTTATTATCAGCTGCCATTGCTCCCGGTCTAGCGCTTTTTAGTTACTTCTATTTGCGCAATCAGATGGCAACGGAGCCAAGAAGAACCTTACTTCAAACGTTTTTGTATGGCGCATTTTTAACGTTTCCTATCTTGTTCTTACAATATGTACTAACAGAGGAAGGGGTCTTTCGATATCTTTATCTACAAGATGTTGTTTTTTCTAGTGTAGTTGAAGAATTTTTTAAATGGTTTGTTCTTTTAATCGCTATTTACAATCATGTAGAATTCGATGATCCTTATGATGGCATACTGTATGGTGCAAGTATATCTCTTGGTTTTGCCACAATCGAAAATGTTCTTTACTTATTTTCATTCGGTTTGGATACTGCATTTATGCGAGCTTTATTACCTGTATCAAGTCATGCTTTGTTCGGTGTTGTAATGGGCTATTATTATGGACGTGCCAAATTTTCGAAGTTCGCAAAGACGAAAGAAATGATTGCTATGGCGCTTTGTGCACCGGTAGTATTACACATACTATATAATACAATTTTATCATTCAAAGGCTACTGGGTATATTTAATGATACCTTTTATGCTATTTTTGTGGTGGTTTGGGCTACGAAAAGTCAAACTTGCTCACTATCACCTTGTGCAACATTTGCATATGAATAAAAAATATAAAGCGTAGAAATCTAAAAAAGATTTCTGCGCTTTTCTATTTTTTAACTTCTTTCAGCAAATGTCTTTTGTAGCGAAAGCAAAGCGTCAGCTACAGAAATCTTCCACCTCTATAGGTGGTGAGATGAATGCGGATTTAAGTTACTTTTCAGTGGGTGTCCAAACACCTGCTGAAATAGAGGAACTCAGTCTAAGAACGCCACGTCCTGTGGCAACGACTGAGTGACCAACATCGTGTTGGCCCAAAGCCTTTGGCGGATGTCACGGAATCGGAAAGGAGTTCACATAGGATGTTAGCCTAAGATCATCGCATCCATGCGATAACGGCTAACTGACCTGCGTCACGCAGGCCTAAGCACAAAGCCGATTCCGGACGCAATTTTGCCTCGGCAAAATTGATATGTATAAAATGAGTCGTTTGTTTCAAGCTATGGAAAAAGGAGTGATGATAATGCGTTTAGTAAGCATAATTTTTGCTTTGATGCTAGGGATTAGTCTATTTGCTATTCCGCAAAATGACGCCATTGCATTTACCGAGCAACAGATTTCTCGTGGTGCTTATGGAGATGATGTAATTGAATTGCAGGCAAGGCTACAATTCTTAGGATTTTATAAAAGTAAAATTGATGGCACGTTTGGCTATAACACATATTGGGCTTTACGAAATTTCCAAGAGAAATATGGTTTACCAGTGGATGGGATAGCCGGCGCTAAAAACAAAAAAACTTTATCTGGATATTCAGATTACGATGAAGGATGGGTTAAAGCTCAATTAAATGCAGGCAATCAATTTACCTATTATGGTGGCATGCCACTTGAGCAGCAAGTGAGAACAAACACTGGCGGCGGAGGTGGTGGAGGTAAAAGTAGTGGTAGTAGTAATAATAATGGCACCAAAACACAAGTTCCTCCTAAGTATACTGACAAAGATTTACAGTTAATCGCGAATGCGGTTTATGGTGAGGCTAGGGGAGAACCTTATGAGGGTCAGGTAGCAGTAGCGGCTGTTATTTTAAACCGTCTGGAAAGTTCTGAATTCCCAAACACTATTTCAGGCATTATTTTCCAACCATTAGCTTTTACAGCGGTAGCGGATGGGCAAATTTGGCTAGAACCAAACCAACGTGCAAAAGAAGCCGTTCTGGACGCTATGAATGGCTGGGACCCTTCAGAAAATGCACTTTATTATTTTAATCCGAAAACAGCAACAAGTAAGTGGATTTGGTCACGACCTCAAATTAAACGAATTGGAGAACATATTTTCTGTTCATAGAAAGGAGGAAAACAAATGAGAACTATGCTCGTTATACTTACCGCGGCAGTTATTGGCTTAGGGGCATACAGCATTCATATGCACGGAGAAAATGCAAGTTTACAACGTACTGTGCTAGCTCAGTACACAGATACATTAACGGATGCATCTGAAAAATTATCTCATTTACAACGATCTGTTTCACAATCTCTATTGTTCCGAGATGATCAAGCGATTCACAATGAGTTAGATTCTGTTTGGCGACTAAGCTCTGAAGTTCGATCTTCTATATCTAATATTCCTGTCGGACAAGAACTCTCGAATCAATGGCTAGGTTATTTAGGTCGCCTTGGAGATGAGGCGAAGAGAACAGCTAAAACAGGAGATTATCAAGCTTGGCGAGAAAAAATGCCACAAGTATCCACAAATTTACAATCACTTTCAGACGAATGGTCAGCTGCAACCGTCGATTTTTATAAGAATGATGGTAAAATGGACGTCTGGTTGCAACAAGTAGATAGTAAGGCCCCAAGTACAACATTTGATAATGTACAAAAGACATTAAAGGGTTACAGTGAAAAGGATTTCCCACTTACATTAAGTGAATCGGATTGGCAGAAAAAAATAGAACTTAAAGCATTACAAGATTCAGTCATTACTGAAAAAGAAGCATTGGAAAAGGTTAAATATTTATTCCCTATTATAAAAGACGCAACCTTTACTGTTACGAAAAGTAATGATACTTCACCATATCCGTTTTATCATATCCAATTCCATCAAGGTATTCGTTTAGGGTATGTCGATCTAACAGAAAAGGGTGGGCATTTATTATCCTATTTAGTGGAACGTCCAGTGGATGAGGCAAGGCTATCACAAGATGAAATTATTAAAAAAGCTGAAGAAAATTTAAAACGACTTGGAATGAATGATGTTGCATTTGTGGAATCTCGTGAAAACCATCAAGCATGGCATGTGACATTTGCACGTGTTCACCCTGGTGATAATGCGTTGATCTATGCAGATGGCGTGCAACTAAAACTTGCTAAGGATACTGGTGAGTTACTTGGGGCAAATGCAATGGAATATATTCAAGAAGAGACGATTAAACCACAAACTGCAAAACCAATTGATTGGAAAACATTTTTCGATAATGATGTAAAAGTAGAAGAAGTGAGAAATATTTATACTGATAACGGACAATATGAGCAACGCCTTTGTTATGAGGTGATTGCGCTCCGCGATGGAAACACGCAGGAAACATTTAGAATTGTCATTGACGCTGAAAATCATAATGTCTTAAAAGTGGAATATTTAACGTAATCTAAGAAAAAAACTGGCTCATCACTAGAGGACATAAAACGTGTATATAAGTTGATAGGAGTGAAGGCTGTGCGACTCATCCGGGGATCAGCGTCACAGATGAGACACTGGAGCGAGTGCAATAGAAAAACGAAGGCTTTAAAAGCATCACGTCCTGTGATCAAGCTTTCGTGACCGCCCAAGCGGCTCATCGTGCGCCCTGTCGAAACGGAAATCAATCACACGTTATGGTGATGAGCCAAAAAATCACCAGTTCATATAGCCAAAATGGGTATCTCATGCGATAATAAAGGTATATTTGTGTTCGGGGAGATGCTCATGGAAATAAAAATTGGTACACAATTAGAACTTGAACCAACTTATACAGAGCGTATTGAAAAATTCCGCTGTAAAGTTGTAGAACAAAAAGACAATATTATTTACATCGATTATCCAATAAATATTGCAACAAATAAAACAGCATTTTTAATAGATGGTTCTGAATTTAGAGCAACTTTTCGCACGGAGGACAACCAATCATTTGCTTTCAATACAGAAGTGATTGGACGTAAAGCTGGCAATATACCTATGGTTATGTTGCACTGTCCAAAGGTAGAAGACTTTATCAAAATCCAACGCCGTGAATATGTACGTGTGGAAACGCCTGTGGATATAGCAATACAGTTTAAGGATTACAAATATCAGCTAGTAACAACAGATATTAGCGCAGGTGGTTTGGCCGTGTTCTTGAAAGGGGCAATTGCTTTCAAAGATGGTGATGAGGTTAAGTTAACAATCGTTTTACCATATGCCAATGGGGATGTAAAATACGTTGTCACAGATGCGACGGTTGTTCGTATAGTTGAAAAAGATAACAAAAAAATTGCAACTATACAGCTCACAGATACAGATGATGTAGACCAACAGCATATTGTTCGCTTCTGCTTTGAACGTCAGTTAGTTAATCGTCGTAAAGAATTGAATCCTTTTGATGATTGATTTTTTAAAGTCTTCCCAACTCTATTGGTGAGTGGCAAATTTCTATGAATTTTTGCAGGGAGTTTACACACCTTCAAATCGAGTAGTAATTTGATTTTAAGAAAGCCCTCTGCTAAAAGAGGGCTTTTTTATGATACAATATGGTGTGATAGAAAGTAGGGGAGAATATGAAGAAAAACATTCAAATAGCGATTGATGGACCTGCTGGCGCTGGGAAAAGTACGATCGCCAAAATTGTTGCAGAGGCGCTTGGATTCACTTATATCGACACAGGTGCAATGTATCGTGCAGTTACGTATAAAGCAATGCAACAAAACATACATTTAGATGATGAAACAAAATTAGCAGAAATGCTAGCATCTAGCAAAATTGAATTAAAGCCTTCTCCTCAAGGGCAACTTGTCTTTTTGGACGGGAACAACGTGTCGGCAGAAATTCGTTCAAATGAGGTAACTTCATCTGTTTCACAAGTAGCGGCTCATGCTAAAGTGCGCGAACTATTAGTAACACAGCAACAAAAGCTTGCTACTAATGGTGGTGTTGTTATGGATGGGCGCGATATTGCTACGCATGTGTTAAAGAATGCGGAGCTAAAAATCTATATGTCTGCAACAGTAGA of Lysinibacillus agricola contains these proteins:
- the prsW gene encoding glutamic-type intramembrane protease PrsW, with amino-acid sequence MIILLSAAIAPGLALFSYFYLRNQMATEPRRTLLQTFLYGAFLTFPILFLQYVLTEEGVFRYLYLQDVVFSSVVEEFFKWFVLLIAIYNHVEFDDPYDGILYGASISLGFATIENVLYLFSFGLDTAFMRALLPVSSHALFGVVMGYYYGRAKFSKFAKTKEMIAMALCAPVVLHILYNTILSFKGYWVYLMIPFMLFLWWFGLRKVKLAHYHLVQHLHMNKKYKA
- a CDS encoding flagellar brake protein; the protein is MEIKIGTQLELEPTYTERIEKFRCKVVEQKDNIIYIDYPINIATNKTAFLIDGSEFRATFRTEDNQSFAFNTEVIGRKAGNIPMVMLHCPKVEDFIKIQRREYVRVETPVDIAIQFKDYKYQLVTTDISAGGLAVFLKGAIAFKDGDEVKLTIVLPYANGDVKYVVTDATVVRIVEKDNKKIATIQLTDTDDVDQQHIVRFCFERQLVNRRKELNPFDD
- a CDS encoding PepSY1/2 domain-containing protein → MRTMLVILTAAVIGLGAYSIHMHGENASLQRTVLAQYTDTLTDASEKLSHLQRSVSQSLLFRDDQAIHNELDSVWRLSSEVRSSISNIPVGQELSNQWLGYLGRLGDEAKRTAKTGDYQAWREKMPQVSTNLQSLSDEWSAATVDFYKNDGKMDVWLQQVDSKAPSTTFDNVQKTLKGYSEKDFPLTLSESDWQKKIELKALQDSVITEKEALEKVKYLFPIIKDATFTVTKSNDTSPYPFYHIQFHQGIRLGYVDLTEKGGHLLSYLVERPVDEARLSQDEIIKKAEENLKRLGMNDVAFVESRENHQAWHVTFARVHPGDNALIYADGVQLKLAKDTGELLGANAMEYIQEETIKPQTAKPIDWKTFFDNDVKVEEVRNIYTDNGQYEQRLCYEVIALRDGNTQETFRIVIDAENHNVLKVEYLT
- the sleB gene encoding spore cortex-lytic enzyme, which codes for MRLVSIIFALMLGISLFAIPQNDAIAFTEQQISRGAYGDDVIELQARLQFLGFYKSKIDGTFGYNTYWALRNFQEKYGLPVDGIAGAKNKKTLSGYSDYDEGWVKAQLNAGNQFTYYGGMPLEQQVRTNTGGGGGGGKSSGSSNNNGTKTQVPPKYTDKDLQLIANAVYGEARGEPYEGQVAVAAVILNRLESSEFPNTISGIIFQPLAFTAVADGQIWLEPNQRAKEAVLDAMNGWDPSENALYYFNPKTATSKWIWSRPQIKRIGEHIFCS
- a CDS encoding asparaginase is translated as MKKTILLIHTGGTISMAMSDEGAVMPNKENPLMKESRKLDALATIIEMEAFNLPSPHITPKEMLKLRNLIIEKVSAEQIDGVVITHGTDTLEETAYFLELTTDLSIPIVLTGAMRSSNELGADGIYNLMEAVRVAVDEEAREKGVLVVMNDEVHLAVNTTKTSTSSVNTFQSPQYGPIGLITKSRILFHHAPIRRQYVDILGLPKRVAMLKVYAGMEVDLLDVVLACKYDGVVLEGLGQGNVPPTVVKGIESLLERDIPVILVSRCFNGIAEGVYGYVGGGKMLEDLGAIFATGINGQKARLKLLIGLNKTGTPLDLKEFFM
- the cmk gene encoding (d)CMP kinase — encoded protein: MKKNIQIAIDGPAGAGKSTIAKIVAEALGFTYIDTGAMYRAVTYKAMQQNIHLDDETKLAEMLASSKIELKPSPQGQLVFLDGNNVSAEIRSNEVTSSVSQVAAHAKVRELLVTQQQKLATNGGVVMDGRDIATHVLKNAELKIYMSATVEERARRRFLDNQKRGIESSIEKLQEEIALRDKMDSEREASPLIQAEEAIFLDTTALSIDGAAQAILKLAQEKMV